The segment TCCTTTATGTAATTCTGTTTTCCAAACACATGAGGGAGGAGGTACATGAGAAGTGGACATCAATTACTAGATGATTTAATGCAGTTCTATGTTTTGAGTTAAGTTATTACCTTTGTCCTTCAGTTTTGTCCAGTACTGTGAGTGATGCGACCTTAAAAAGGTCACCAGCTTTCAATGTGTTGATTGTAATTACTGGAGCCGGTGATCAAACAGTTCCAGTCATGGGTCAGGGCCTCTGATCTTTGTCAATAtaaagtatttcaaaataacGTAAGAGTACAGTATTgtgtaataatgtaaatgtactatATCTCGAAATAACGTAAAAGTACAGCATGTTGTGGTAACATAAAAATATTCCattataacataaaaacatcttataaaaattagaaaatgaTTATGTTTTGACATGAAGAGCATCACATCAACACATGATTCTGAGTTGCTGTATTTTTTCCAGTGAAGAGTGCAGTAAAACTACTGTGTTTCATAGTCTGTGGGACCAGTAAAATAATCTCCAGGCAGATTAGAATACAGATGGAGGCATCTCAATAATCCTTGCTCAGTACTGGGTGggaccaaacacaaacagatatACTAAACATATGTGTTCAAAGAAAGGTCATTGAATGGAAtgaatgaagttttttttttaaatttaggttCTACTAACCTACTTATCAAAAACACCATTATCTAGAGGAACTACAGAGTTAAGTAGgttgtgtttgtaaatgtttcaCTCATAAATATATTAAGCATATGGACAACACAGCAGTCCAAAGGTCTCATGGAGGGATCATATAGGTGCAAAGGGCTACTGCAGCGCATATGTGACTGATAAAACTGAGGAATGTGAGTGATTCACTACACCAGGGTGTGTTGTGTAGAGTCTGAGGTCTGTTCTCCAGTCGTAGATTGGATTTCAATCAATGTTGTGTAAGTCAGTGAGTGTTATTCTATTAAGCAGCTTTTGTCCCACTGTATAAATCTCACATCTCATCTATCTCATCCTTCAAAACAGTTTCTGTTAAAAGGCATATTAAATTAATGCTTGTTGATGATGTACTGATATTTTCAGTTAGATATTACATTTGTCTGATAGAGGTCTGTGCATCCCACCATGGATATGCCTTtccagaccatcactgacccaccactaAAACAGACAAGTTGAAcgatgtaacaggcagcataacattCTCCACGGCTTCTCCCGACCtgtcatgtctgtcacatgtgttcagggtgaacctgctctcatctgtgaaaagcacagcaGCCCAGTGTTTtttggttagagacattcacaccagtggtcTACTGGAGGTCATTTGCTAGTGCTCTGACAGTGTTCATCTTGTTcttccttgcacaaaggagcatatactggtcctgttgatgggttaaggaccttctacagcCTAaagtaactgcctgtctcctggaatctcttccatgctcttgagactgtgctgtggacacacagcaaaccttctggcAATGGTACGTACTGATGTGACATCCTGAAGGAGCTCTgacctctgtagggtccaggtatcacctcatgatACCAGTAGTTACACTGACCCCAgttaaatgcaaaaacactgaATCTGATTAACACCCCTCTCTactacttaactgaccagatcagCTGCGCACCTTTTGGACACACTGTGTCACTTTAAGAGGCCCGTGCGCTCCGCGACTTTATTGCATTGCAACACCGGGGTGTGGCATCAGTTGACACACTGCaatagaaatctgtctgaaCTTCCTGGATGGGTCAGAGTGAGGTTCTGCAGCGTCTGCTCTCACCATGTCTGCCGCTGAATGGAAGAAGAAGTGCGAGGATGAATGGAGCCTGCAGGGCGCACCGATGCCCGACAGCCTGGACTGGAAGTCCGTGTATGAGGCGAAGCCGCTCGGCAGGAACTTACTGAAGAACCCGACGCCTCACGGTACCACTACCCTGTTAGAAACATTGCTTCTGTCCTGCATGTTCAGGATTGTGGACTGCTCCTCGGTGCTGATGATCTGCTGCGCGCTTGGAGTTGCAGTCTATTACAGTATCACGTGTTTTCTGAGCTTTATAAAGTTTCAAAGTtatgtgttcactgtgtgtgtgtgtgtgtgtgtgtgtgtgtgtgtgtgtgtgtgtgtgtgtgtgtgtgtgtgtgtgtgtgtgtgtgtgtgtgtgtgtgtgtgtctcatccTGAGTAATCCTGTTCATCATTCATCTTCCTCATACAAATCTTAAGGCAATAGTGTGTGTGAAACATCTACAGCACTGCAATCTGACTAATGGTGTGGAGGAGAGTAAGACAGAACTGCACAGGAGTAATGCtcttaaaaatgtactttatgtcTTTAAGGATCAGTATTTATCGCTGGGGTCTAGTTGTGCATCCACACTCTCACCCCAAACTTAATGCAACCATACCTGCAGCCACCTCTCTgttactgtatgtcagtgtaAGTGCTGTCATACAGATACAGCTTACAACAAATTTGCATCACTTGTCATGAAAGGACTGTTTAATTGAACGATTTTTAAATTGTCCGTTTATTCATATCCCAAAAAATCATGTGCATAATTGAGTTATTTAACACCTGcattcacatttcattacacATAGAACTGAAGTGTATTTACTCGAATGGGTTGTAAAGCTGTCAGTTTTAAACTGTGCAAGTTAAAAAGTTGCTGAAGCGATTACCTCTGACTAATCCTTTAAGAGTGTGTTTTTTGCTGAGAGGCACACCCAGTGGGCCTGTCAGAAATGAATATCTTCTTTGGCCTTGTGATGTTTAGAGTGGAATTGCAGTGGCTTCAGTGGGTGTGGTGCCTTTTACAGTTGTCCCTTTATCCTTTATCCTGACACAGGCCTAAGTAAAGACGTCCCTCCTCCTGAACCTGAGTTGCCAGAGGTCCCTAGACATGGACCTCCACGTTTTCAGCCTGACGGTGAGAGACACAAATGAttagcaaaggaaaaaaaggaaataaatggcGTATGTGATTCTAATCCATTCATTCTTAGGTGACTTCACCGGCTGGACTACGAGTACAGAAGTCCTCCCCTATGACACTAGTGGCATCCCAGAAGGTGTTGTAGTCTGTTATCTACCCCAGTACAGGTAGGTGTCACTGGGGGTCACATGTTCACCAGAAGAACAAATAATTCCACCTATAGTGACATATGGAAAAACAggcatatatatataactttttCACATATTGTTATGTTacagattaaattcattatatTCCTCAAAGtccacatttattaaaatttagTGCTTAGGGTCATcgtcctgttgaaagatgaaccgttgcaccagtctgaggtccagagcgcTCTGAAACAGGGTTTCCTTATTCATCTTTCTCTAGATCCCTGGActaattttttgtttgttttttttatttttaataaaattgcaAAAGTGTCAATaacatttcactttgacattatggggtattttttgtagaattttgaggaaaataatgaatttaatccattatggaataaggctgtaatataacaacatggaaaaagtgaagtgctgtaaatactttctgacTAATGGTGTGGAGGAGAGTAAGACAGAACTGCACAGGAGTAATGCtcttaaaaatgtactttatgtcTTTAAGGATCAGTATTTATCGCAGGGGGTCTAGTTGTGCATCCACACTCTCACCCCCAACTTAATGCAACCATACCTGCAGCCACCTCTCTgttactgtatgtcagtgtaAGTGCTGTCATACAGATACAGCTTACTGCAAATTTGCATCACTTGTCATGAAAGGACTTTATCAGCTTGTTTAATTGAACGATTTTTAAAGTGTCCATTTATTCATATCCCAAAAAATCATGTGGATAATTGAGTTATTTAACACCTGcattcacatttcattacacATAGAACTGCAATGTAAGGTcaacataaagtaaaaaaaaaagttgttcaCAATTTTTAGACATGTGGTAAATTAGTCTGCACTGTTGTTCTCAGCTGGTTCTCCATGGAGCAGGTTGTGGACCTGAAGACAGAGGGACTGTGGGACGAGCTGCTGGATGAATTTCAACCTGAAATAGTCATACAGGACTGGTGGGTTATTGAGCATCCCCCTCATACTTGTACTATTAGTACATTAGTATTGCTACTTTTACTTGAACAATCAGTGAACAATGtcagtttgtgtatttatggcGATAATGGAAAGTAAATATTATGCTTTGATGCTTTTAGTGTAACTCAGCATCAAAGTGCAAATCTGTGTTGAATCTAAtgggaaaaagaaacatttacttTGTAAGTGTTAAGCTATATAAATTGATATAACTTTATAGGTTGCATCCATTTGTGCTAAGcctttattttactgtacaaGTTTTACAAGTCAGTATTTTTCTGAAAAAGTTATGATTTATGtaatttgcaaatgtatttgGACTGTTCATTCATGAACATCTGAATTGCACGATTACTTCTTGAAACACCATTTCGACAAACTTTTAATTATCTGTTGCTTTGTCAGGTATGAGGAGAGTCAGGTCCATGAGTCCATCTATCAGCTGCATGTAAAGTTACTGGGTGCAGACAAAACCACGGTGATCTCAGAGTACTCTGTCAACCCCACTGA is part of the Anabas testudineus chromosome 14, fAnaTes1.2, whole genome shotgun sequence genome and harbors:
- the nccrp1 gene encoding F-box only protein 50; translated protein: MSAAEWKKKCEDEWSLQGAPMPDSLDWKSVYEAKPLGRNLLKNPTPHGLSKDVPPPEPELPEVPRHGPPRFQPDGDFTGWTTSTEVLPYDTSGIPEGVVVCYLPQYSWFSMEQVVDLKTEGLWDELLDEFQPEIVIQDWYEESQVHESIYQLHVKLLGADKTTVISEYSVNPTEDLSMYSHNWKEVSHVFSGYGPGVRYVHFLHRLKNKFMVEFFPTLFACSSVIVRPVKTST